In Tachysurus fulvidraco isolate hzauxx_2018 chromosome 11, HZAU_PFXX_2.0, whole genome shotgun sequence, one DNA window encodes the following:
- the LOC113661700 gene encoding tripartite motif-containing protein 16-like has protein sequence MAKASISVDQDQFSCPVCLGLLNDPVSIPCGHSFCKVCINGFWDLEDVKGVYSCPQCKETFTPRPVLLRNNMLTEVVDKVKTELQAASSAHCYAGPGDVECDFCTMRKHKAVMSCLVCLVSFCDDHLKPHYQSPAFRKHKLIEACAELQEKICSEHDKLMEIYCRTDQSFICYLCTIDKHKGHDTVSAKAERIEKQNELKEEQMKFQQRIQETQKKVQELKQTLESAMTHSQAAVDDSERIFSELIRFTKKRRSEMRALFRAQEEAEVIRAERLLNKMKQDIAELKRRFTEMEQLSHTHDDIHFLQSFPSLCVSPGCDDSPSFTVNQHLSFDGVWKSLSELKKQVEQICEEELNKIRPQGKQTNFLHHKFQLISPSEPKSREDFLKYFCYLTLDPNTAHRQLILSEKNRAVTRRRKERPYPEHPERFDSWPQVLCKESLCEHSYWEVEWSGMGVDISVSFNNIKRKGRLNSGLYGRNSQSWSLQCFSFSQCFWHNGNKIELQGPSSSRIGVYVDHSAGTLSFYSISDTMKLLHSVQIPSNKPLYAGFRVCYLYSTLKLCDQV, from the exons ATGGCAAAGGCcagtatttcagtagatcaggatcagttcagctgtccagtgtgtctgggtCTCCTGAATGATCCTGTGTCTATTCCCTGTGGCCAtagtttctgtaaggtgtgtattaatggctTCTGGGATCTGGAGGATGTGAAGGGTGTCTACAGCTGCCCCCAGTGTAAAGAGACTTTCActccaaggcctgttctacTCAGGAACAACATGCTGACTGAAGTGGTGGACAAAGTGAAGACTGAGCTCCAAGCTGCTTCTTCTGCTCACTGTTAtgctggacctggagatgtggagtgtgatttctgcaccatgagaaaacacaaagctgtCATGTCCTGTCTGGTTTGTTTGGTCTCCTTTTGTGATGATCATCTGAAACCTCACTATCAGTCTCCTGCTTTTAGGAAGCACAAGTTAATTGAAGCCTGTGCAGAGctccaagagaagatctgctctgaacatgacaaactgatggagatTTACTGTCGTACTGACCAAAGCTTCATCTGTTACTTGTGTACAATAGACAAACACAAAGGTCACGATACAGTTTcagctaaagcagaaagaaTAGAAAAACAG AATGAGTTAAAGGAGGAGCAGATGAAATTCCAGCAGAGGATCCAGGAGACACAGAAGAaagtgcaggagctgaaacagacttTGGAGTCTGCTATG ACACATTCCCAGGCAGCAGTAGATGACAGTGAGAGGATTTTTTCTGAGCTGATCAGATTCACAAAGAAAAGGCGCTCTGAGATGAGGGCGCTGTTCAGAGCTCAGGAGGAAGCTGAAGTGATCCGAGCCGAACGACTCCTGAATAAAATGAAGCAGGATATTGCTGAACTTAAGAGGAGATTCACTGAAATGGAGcagctttctcacacacatgatgacatccacttcctccag agtttcccgtctctctgtgtttctcctggatgtgatgactcacccagcttcactgtcaatcaacatctctcatttgatggagtgtggaaatctctctcagaattaaaaaaacaagttgAGCAAATCTGTGAGGAGGAATTAAACAAAATTCGACCACAAGGTAAGCAAACAAATTTTCTGCATCACA AATTTCAGTTGATTTCACCATCAGAACCAAAAAGCAGAGAAGATTTTCTGAAGT atttctgttatctgactctggatccaaacacagcacatcgTCAACTCATcctgtctgagaagaacagagcgGTGACACGCAGAAGGAAAGAACGGCCATACCCTGaacatccagagagatttgactcctggcctcaggtgttgtgtaaggagagtttGTGTGAACAcagttactgggaggtggagtggagtggTATGGGTGTGGACATATCAGTCTCGTTTAATAATATCAAGAGGAAAGGACGGCTGAATAGCGGTTTGTATGGACGCAACAGTCAGTCTTGGAGTCtgcagtgtttttctttctctcaatgTTTCTGGCACAATGGAAACAAGATTGAGCTCCAAggtccatcatcctccagaataggagtgtacgtggatcacagtgcaggaactctgtccttctacagcatctctgacaccatgaagcTCCTCCACAGTGTCCAAATCCCATCCAATAAGCCTCTATATGCTGGATTCCGTGTATGCTATTTGTACTCAACTTTGAAGTTATGTGATCAAGTGTAA